In Bacillus thermozeamaize, a single genomic region encodes these proteins:
- a CDS encoding amidophosphoribosyltransferase: MILPWAGEELHEECGVFGIWGHHDAAQLTYYGLHALQHRGQESAGIVTSDGQRFTFHRGMGLVTEVFHAEELQKLHGERAIGHVRYPTNGGSVLLNAQPLVFNYRGGELAVATNGALVNADSLRRYLERQGSIFQTTSDTEVIAHLIARSAYDEVEEAVKEALQMLKGAYAFLIMTNEKLVVALDPNGLRPLSLARLGDAYVFASETCAFDAIGADYVRDVEPGELIVIDRDGLRSQRFANAGRRALCTFEYIYFARPDSDIDGVNVHMARKRMGKRLAEEAAVEADVVTGVPDSSISAAIGFAEASGIPYEMGLVKNRYVGRTFIRPSQALREQGVKMKLSAVRKVVDGKRVVMIDDSIVRGTTSRRIVQLLREAGAKEVHVRISSPMVKHPCFYGVDTSSREELIAADKGVEAIRQAIGADSLAFLSIEGMLEAIGRPFASPTDWQRGHCLACFTGEYPTEIPGDLAAD; encoded by the coding sequence CTGATCCTCCCCTGGGCGGGCGAGGAACTGCACGAAGAATGCGGCGTGTTCGGGATCTGGGGCCACCACGATGCGGCGCAACTGACCTATTACGGCTTGCACGCGCTGCAGCACCGGGGACAGGAAAGCGCGGGCATCGTCACCTCCGACGGCCAGCGGTTCACCTTTCATCGCGGGATGGGGCTGGTCACCGAGGTGTTCCATGCGGAAGAATTGCAAAAGCTCCATGGAGAGCGGGCCATCGGCCATGTCCGCTACCCGACGAACGGCGGCAGCGTGTTGCTGAACGCCCAGCCGCTGGTGTTCAACTACCGCGGCGGCGAACTGGCCGTGGCCACCAACGGCGCCCTGGTCAACGCCGATTCGTTGCGGCGGTATCTGGAACGGCAGGGTTCCATCTTCCAGACCACCAGCGACACGGAGGTGATCGCCCACCTGATCGCCCGATCCGCCTATGACGAGGTGGAGGAGGCCGTCAAGGAAGCGCTGCAGATGCTCAAAGGAGCCTACGCGTTCTTGATCATGACGAACGAGAAACTGGTGGTCGCCCTCGACCCCAACGGCCTGCGTCCGCTCTCGCTGGCCCGGCTGGGAGACGCCTATGTGTTTGCTTCGGAAACCTGCGCCTTTGACGCGATTGGCGCCGACTATGTGCGGGATGTGGAACCGGGCGAGCTGATCGTGATCGACAGGGACGGCCTGCGCAGCCAGCGCTTTGCCAATGCCGGCCGGCGGGCGCTCTGCACCTTTGAATACATTTATTTTGCGCGTCCGGACAGCGACATTGACGGGGTGAACGTCCACATGGCGCGCAAGCGGATGGGCAAACGGCTGGCGGAGGAGGCCGCGGTGGAAGCGGATGTGGTGACCGGGGTGCCCGACTCCAGCATCTCGGCCGCCATCGGCTTTGCCGAGGCGAGCGGGATTCCCTATGAAATGGGGCTGGTGAAGAACCGTTACGTCGGCCGGACCTTTATCCGCCCCAGTCAGGCGCTGCGCGAGCAGGGTGTCAAGATGAAGCTCTCGGCGGTGCGCAAGGTGGTGGATGGGAAGCGCGTGGTAATGATTGACGACTCGATTGTCCGGGGAACCACCAGCCGCCGGATTGTCCAGCTGTTGCGGGAAGCGGGCGCGAAAGAGGTGCACGTCCGGATCAGCTCGCCGATGGTCAAGCACCCCTGTTTCTATGGCGTGGATACCTCTTCACGCGAAGAACTGATCGCCGCTGACAAAGGCGTGGAAGCCATCCGGCAGGCGATCGGCGCGGACAGCCTGGCCTTTTTGAG